The Macadamia integrifolia cultivar HAES 741 unplaced genomic scaffold, SCU_Mint_v3 scaffold865, whole genome shotgun sequence genome has a segment encoding these proteins:
- the LOC122070253 gene encoding uncharacterized protein LOC122070253 — protein sequence MATSGSGGPTASTGASTCDPSKDPNRKAKSKDLEWKYGYWSYLKDKKLVRCTLCGKDAKEGIKRLKQHLIGGYGDLSKCPKTTAAIAREMHEAIIRNQKRKPDVFDEDYSVDHQQGEDFPVEIESGGELQSGAPRPSTIDSSRMNLVPSSGTASKRNKANVITPTAVKGPTDSYLRRTPEEIVGERRSKGSTQTIQSSLRSNADRKKTNAYVANRFYEAGIPFNTIKLRSFEEMVEAIAQFGSGYKPLSYHELRVPLLQDEKAKIECFKKKYKDYWKRYRCTLMSNGWTDKRGRHLINFLVNCPLGTYFMGSVDVSSDSQYADMLFQLLDSKIEELGRIMWYKSNRQCS from the coding sequence ATGGCTACTAGTGGTAGTGGCGGGCCTACTGCTAGCACTGGAGCATCAACATGTGATCCAAGCAAAGATCCAAataggaaggccaaatcaaaagacCTCGAGTGGAAGTATGGATATTGGTCATATCTTAAAGATAAGAAATTAGTGCGATGTACACTTTGTGGAAAAGATGCCAAAGAAGGAATCAAAAGGCTTAAGCAACATTTAATTGGTGGGTATGGAGATCTATCAAAGTGCCCAAAAACAACTGCAGCAATCGCTAGAGAGATGCATGAGGCTATAATACgaaatcagaagaggaagcCAGATGTCTTTGATGAGGATTATTCTGTTGATCATCAACAGGGAGAGGATTTTCCTGTAGAGATAGAAAGTGGAGGCGAGTTGCAATCTGGTGCACCAAGGCCCTCAACTATAGACTCCTCAAGAATGAACCTTGTGCCAAGCTCTGGGACAGCTTCCAAAAGGAATAAAGCTAATGTTATTACACCAACGGCAGTAAAGGGTCCAACAGATTCTTATCTTCGACGGACTCCTGAAGAaatagttggtgagaggagGTCTAAAGGTTCTACCCAGACAATACAGAGCAGCTTAAGATCAAATGCAGATagaaagaaaactaatgcaTATGTTGCAAACAGGTTTTATGAAGCTGGCATCCCATTCAATACAATCAAGTTAAGGAGCTTTGAGGAGATGGTTGAAGCCATTGCGCAATTTGGGTCAGGATATAAACCCCTTTCTTATCATGAGTTGAGAGTGCCCTTGCTACAGGATGAAAAAGCTAAGATTGAATGcttcaagaagaaatataaaGATTACTGGAAAAGGTACAGGTGCACTCTCATGTCTAATGGGTGGACTGACAAGAGAGGAAGACACTTGATTAATTTCCTCGTTAATTGTCCAttggggacttattttatgggctCTGTAGATGTATCTAGTGATTCTCAATATGCAGACATGTTATTTCAGTTGCTTGATAGCAAAATTGAAGAATTAGGGAGGATAATGTGGTACAAGAGTAACAGACAATGCAGCTAA